In a genomic window of Quercus lobata isolate SW786 chromosome 4, ValleyOak3.0 Primary Assembly, whole genome shotgun sequence:
- the LOC115983631 gene encoding disease resistance protein PIK6-NP-like has protein sequence MAEGALFHLAEKVLELLRSLTLQEVKLASSVKAEIEKLTNTVTTIQAVILDAEKQSSEDHQIKDWLKKLKDVLHDADDLLDDFSTDVLRQKVMTKKELFIFQLLNLLDFAPPSTAAVSTSPPNISKSLFKHSATMCMFFSLITRKKRIWGIAKWVDRVFGPKRGGTSMNS, from the exons ATGGCTGAAGGAGCTTTGTTCCACCTTGCAGAAAAAGTCCTTGAACTGCTGCGTTCCTTAACTCTCCAAGAGGTCAAACTGGCCTCTAGTGTAAAAGCAGAGATTGAAAAACTAACAAACACTGTTACCACAATCCAAGCTGTGATTCTAGATGCAGAAAAGCAAAGTTCTGAAGACCATCAGATCAAAGATTGGCTCAAAAAGCTTAAGGATGTTCTCCATGATGCAGATGACTTGCTGGATGATTTCTCCACCGATGTTTTGCGACAGAAAGTGATGACAAAGAAG gaactttttattttccaattgttGAATCTTTTGGATTTTGCCCCACCTTCTACTGCTGCAGTCTCTACCTCTCCTCCCAATATATCAAAG TCTCTGTTCAAACATTCGGCAACAATGTGCATGTTCTTTTCTTTAATCactagaaagaaaagaatatggGGAATTGCGAAATGGGTGGATAGAGTTTTTGGGCCAAAGAGAGGTGGAACGAGTATGAATAGTTGA
- the LOC115984821 gene encoding uncharacterized protein LOC115984821: MDDITERCAGLKLSRREDAEVEINVPRLEDGPVLIGKFCTKRRINLESVARVLKTVWKAENGFEVNDLGDNKVMFLFHTMEDMDRVLLLSLWSFDKYLLILHKMVHGEAVKDAKFDKSPFWIQIHGLPTMCQTKEVGESIGATLGKVEKVDANGKGFCLGNYLRIRVLLDITLPLCRGRKVRLGEQGLKWVDLKYERLPIFCYLCGRVDHDEKDCMQGLRSNSTLSPEEKQFGP, from the coding sequence ATGGATGACATTACAGAGAGATGTGCAGGTCTAAAGTTATCACGAAGGGAAGATGCTGAAGTGGAGATCAATGTGCCACGGCTAGAGGATGGCCCAGTTCTCATAGGGAAGTTTTGCACGAAGCGGAGAATAAATCTGGAGTCGGTGGCCAGAGTTTTGAAAACGGTGTGGAAGGCGGAGAATGGTTTCGAAGTAAATGACTTAGGCGACAACAAGGTGatgtttttgtttcacacaaTGGAAGACATGGACAGAGTTCTCTTGCTCAGCCTGTGGTCCTTTGATAAGTATCTATTGATTCTGCACAAAATGGTACATGGTGAGGCAGTGAAAGACGCAAAGTTTGACAAATCTCCCTTTTGGATCCAAATCCACGGGCTCCCCACCATGTGCCAAACGAAGGAAGTGGGTGAAAGCATTGGTGCTACTCTGGGAAAGGTGGAGAAAGTGGATGCCAATGGGAAAGGTTTTTGCTTGGGAAACTACCTACGCATAAGAGTGCTCCTAGATATCACCCTGCCGCTATGCCGGGGTCGGAAAGTTCGTCTAGGTGAACAGGGCCTGAAATGGGTGGATCTCAAGTACGAGAGACTCCCAATATTCTGCTATCTCTGTGGAAGAGTGGACCACGACGAAAAGGATTGCATGCAGGGGCTTCGCAGCAACAGCACCCTGAGCCCAGAGGAGAAGCAGTTTGGACCATGA
- the LOC115983803 gene encoding uncharacterized protein LOC115983803, with protein MVRTSKKKQFLQNLSQIQFVNTPRGGLNLATTIAGISLFSGSLCEHEAANMNIGGKELNQLASLTTSEQIKETTNLVQNLDPIQNFLALILCNKS; from the exons ATGGTCAGAACCAGCAAGAAGAAACAATTTCTTCAG AATCTGAGTCAGATTCAGTTTGTTAACACTCCGAGAGGAGGGCTTAATCTAGCAACTACCATTGCAGGAATTAGCTTATTTTCAG GGTCCCTATGTGAACATGAGGCAGCAAACATGAATATAGGAGGGAAAGAGTTGAATCAGTTGGCATCTTTAACTACTTCAG AACAAATTAAGGAAACAACTAACCTGGTGCAAAATTTGGACCCTATTCAAAACTTTCTGGCCCTGATATTGTGCAACAAGTCATGA
- the LOC115984822 gene encoding uncharacterized protein LOC115984822, which produces MRLLCWNCQGLGNPWTGRNFRKLVREQAPTVCFLMETRLDKEGFDNLYGDLQFQNKIIVKQPNAGGGLALLWKKEVGMDLINYSPNHILMKVTEEDGFVWFFTGFYGWPEAQNKEKSWHLLEHLRSFVNGAWLCAGDFNAVLNSAEKLSLRPPNSAEIDAFRTVLDSCSLEDLGYRGYTYMWSNKRPGVANTKLRLDRAVATMEWREKFPISTVSHLPPHASDHLPILVHVKSVQRFQKKFKKGFKFEENWLLWEDCGGVVKDA; this is translated from the coding sequence ATGAGGTTGTTATGCtggaactgccaagggcttgggaacccttggacagGTCGAAACTTTCGCAAACTTGTGAGGGAACAAGCTCCCACTGTGTGTTTTCTTATGGAAACACGTCTGGATAAGGAaggatttgataatttgtatggAGACTTGCAATTTCAGAATAAAATTATAGTTAAACAACCAAATGCAGGAGGTGGATTGGCTTTACTATGGAAGAAGGAAGTTGGGATGGATCTGATTAATTATTCGCCTAATCACATTCTGATGAAGGTCACTGAAGAGGATGGGTTTGTCTGGTTTTTTACTGGCTTTTATGGTTGGCCTGAGGCTCagaataaagaaaaatcttGGCATTTACTGGAACATCTGAGGAGTTTTGTTAATGGTGCATGGCTTTGTGCAGGAGATTTCAATGCAGTTCTAAATAGTGCAGAGAAGTTAAGCTTAAGGCCTCCTAATTCAGCAGAGATTGATGCTTTCAGGACTGTGTTAGATTCCTGTTCTTTGGAGGATTTGGGATACAGAGGGTATACCTACATGTGGTCTAATAAGAGGCCTGGTGTAGCTAATACCAAATTAAGACTTGATAGAGCTGTGGCAACTATGGAGTGGCGGGAAAAATTTCCGATATCTACAGTTTCTCATCTTCCACCCCATGCATCGGATCATTTGCCAATTTTGGTGCATGTGAAGAGTGTTCAAAGGTTtcagaaaaaatttaaaaaggggtttaaatttgaagaaaattggTTACTGTGGGAGGATTGTGGCGGAGTGGTTAAAGATGCTTAG